The following DNA comes from Kitasatospora sp. NBC_01287.
GCCGGGTTGACTGGGGCTGGGCTGACGGGGGCTGGGCTGACTCGGGCTGGGGCGACTCGGGCTGGGGCGGCTGGGGCGTCGGCTGGATCGACGGGTCAGCGGCGGGCGGACGGGGCACGGTTCCACTCCTCGGGGAAGGCACCGCCCTGGGCGGGCAGGGCGGGCGGGGCGGCCGGGGCGAAGCTGGTCCAGGCGGTCCGGGTGGGCAGCCGGTGCACCGCGCGGCCGGTGACCGCGTTGAGGATCACCGCCGCGCGGTGGGCGCCGAGCCCGAGATCGGGGGTGCCGACGCCGTGCGTGTGCAGCTCGGCGTTCTGCACGTACAGACCGCCGGTCAGCTCTTCGCGGGTGGCCACCCGGTGGTCCAGGTCGACCCGGAACCGGCCCCGCTCGTCCCAGTCGATCAGCTCGGCCAGCGGCTCGAGGGCCGCCGGGCGCCCGGCCCGGTAGCCGGTGGCCAGCACCACGGCGTCGCTGCGCAGCACCCGGGCGAGCCCGGAGTCCCGGTGCAGGCAGCGCAGTTCCAGTCCGCCGCACGGCCCGGGCAGCGCCTCGGCCACCTCGGTACCGGGCAGGATCTCGGCGTCCGCGGACCCGATCGGGCGCCCGATGGTCCGCTCGTAGAGCAGGTCGTGGATCTCGGCCAGGGTCTCGGCGCTGGCCGCCTTGTGCAATTGCCACTGCTCGGCCACCAGCCGGTCGCGGACCGGGGCGGGCAGCGCGTGGAAGTAGCGCGTGTAGTCCGGGGTGAAGTGCTCCAGGCCCAGCTTGGAGTACTCCATCGGGGCCAGCGCCCTGGTCCGGGTGAGCCAGCGCAGCCGGGTGCCGTCCCCGGCCCGCGAGCGCAGCAGGTCCAGGAAGACCTCGGCACCCGACTGCCCCGAGCCGACCACGGTGATGTCCCGGGCACCGGCGAGCGCGCCCCGGCGCTCCAGGTACTGCCCGGAGTGGAAGACCTCCGGCCGCCCGTCGAGCGCGGCGAAGGCCTGCGGCCGCACCGGCTCGGTGCCGACCCCGAGCACCAGGTTGCGGGCCGAGACCTCGCGGGTGCCCGCGCCGGTCGCCAGGGTGGCCCGGAAGCGGCCGTCCGCCCAGCGCACCGCCGTCACCTCGGTGCCGAAGCGGCAGTCGGGCAGCGCCTCGGCCGCCCAGCGGCAGTAGTGGTCGTACTCGCGGCGCGGCAGCTGGAAGCGCTCGGCGAAGTAGAACGGGAAGAGCCGCTCGTGCTCGCGCAGGTAGTTGAGGAAGGACCAGGGGTTGGTCGGGTCGACCAACGAGACCAGGTCGG
Coding sequences within:
- a CDS encoding lysine N(6)-hydroxylase/L-ornithine N(5)-oxygenase family protein encodes the protein MEAQPMEEELDLLGVGIGPFNLSLAALADRVPGLRALFCERRPEFRWHPGMLVDGARMQVPFLADLVSLVDPTNPWSFLNYLREHERLFPFYFAERFQLPRREYDHYCRWAAEALPDCRFGTEVTAVRWADGRFRATLATGAGTREVSARNLVLGVGTEPVRPQAFAALDGRPEVFHSGQYLERRGALAGARDITVVGSGQSGAEVFLDLLRSRAGDGTRLRWLTRTRALAPMEYSKLGLEHFTPDYTRYFHALPAPVRDRLVAEQWQLHKAASAETLAEIHDLLYERTIGRPIGSADAEILPGTEVAEALPGPCGGLELRCLHRDSGLARVLRSDAVVLATGYRAGRPAALEPLAELIDWDERGRFRVDLDHRVATREELTGGLYVQNAELHTHGVGTPDLGLGAHRAAVILNAVTGRAVHRLPTRTAWTSFAPAAPPALPAQGGAFPEEWNRAPSARR